The Salvelinus alpinus chromosome 30, SLU_Salpinus.1, whole genome shotgun sequence genomic interval atagggcggcgcacaattggcccagcatcgtctgtgtttggccgggtttggccgtcattgtaaataagaatttgttcttaaccgacttgcctagttaaataaaggttactacACATTAGGCATTGGAAAGATCTAAAAGCAAGTATGTTTGTGACAGCCATTTCATAGAATTTCCTTCACAAACAGACAACCAACCATTCCACAACTGGAGTATCCCCAGCATAATTAAGGCTGTGATAACATTCCAGTTGGTCAATGGGTCTCATTGGCATGCAAGCTGCATCTACTAACTGCCTATACCGAACTATAGAAATGGAAACTGATCACCCCACAGCCCCAATACCCATCCAGTCATACAGGAAGGATACTGCCCTTGTTGCTGCAGCTTGCCCAGAATGACCAGTTAGCTGTGCAAGCTGGTCAaaccccagaactacaaccacccCTGGCTACCCTGATAGGACACACTCCCCACttggcacagatgtcagttcaacatctagttttgattatATTTGGttaagttgtcaactaacgtgaattcaatgtgaaatcaacaaaatatgtcaccatgtcattggatgtaGGTTAAAAAAAGACGGAATTCCCATACATtgattactttaaaaaaaaatccaatcagttttccacgttgattcaacgtcatcacatttaATATTGGGGGATGAAATTctttggaaacaacattgattttaTCCGTTTTTTCCCAGTGGGTCATGTCCTGGTCACCTCAAAGACGTTAAATCAGCCTTTCACACTTAGTTTTAGTGGATTAAAAGAGGGCTGTACATATACACTACTAGAGTAGCTGACTGTTGTATTACTGTTGCTTTCCTGTAACTTGGTTACACTACTGTGTACTGATGACTCCTTTCtgcccccagtccacctggtcatgctgctgctccagttacaactgttctgcctgtggctatggaaccctgacctgttcactggacgtgctaccttgtcccggacctgctgttttggaatctctctctaccgcacctgctgtctctaactctgaatgatcagctttgaaaagccaactgacatttactcctgaggtgctgacctgttgcaccctctacaaccactgtgattattattatatgaccctgctggtcatctatgaacgtttgaacatcttggccatattctgttataatctccacccggcacagccagaagacgactggccacccctcagagcctggttcctctctaggtttcttcctaggttcctgtatttctagggagtttttcctagccaccgtacttctacatctgcattgcttgctgtttggggttttaggctgggtttctgtacagcacttgtgacataggctgatgtaaaaagggctttataaattacatttgattgattgattgatacttgTGTCATGACAGGCTTATTATATTTTGTGCAATTGCCCATTGTTGATATGCTGTAAGTGTGTGAATGAGATTAAAATATGAACACGCATTGAAAAACCAGTTGGCTTTGGTTATTCAAACAAGGGAGGCATGGCCGTGCCATTCCTGGTCCTAGATATACCAAGAGTGTATAGTGTTTTGTACACAATTCTGTAAAAATGCCTCTTGTGTACACAATTCCTACTTACAGATCGTTTACCCGACATCAAATGTTGTTATGGCACCCATGTAGTACTTTTGACGCCATATTCGGTTTGAGGCAAAATATAAAGATAATCTGTGATGCCCCCCTGATTTAATTTCAAGACTAGGGGCTAAGGATACAACATAcattactaagctaaggatcctgggactaaacacctccctctgcaactggatcctggacttcctgacgggccgccccaggtggtgagggtaggtagcaacacatctgccacactgatcctcaacattggagcccctcaggggtacgtgctcagcccatcctgtactccctgttcactcacaacctcgtggccaggcacgactccaacaccatcatcaagtttgtagacgacacaacagtggtagggctgatcaccgacaacgacaagacagcctatagggaggaggtcgggTGGTACcaaaataacaacctatcccacaacgtaaccaagactaaggagatgattgtggactacaggaaaaggaggaccgagcacccccccattctcatcgacagggctgtagtggagcaggttgagagcttcaagtaccttggtgtccacatcaccaacaaactagaatggtccaaacacaccaagacagtcgtgaagagggcacgacaaagcctattcccactcaggaaactaaaaagatttggcatgggtcctcagatcctctaaaggttctacagctgcaacagagagcatcctgactggttgcatcactgcctggtacggcaactgctcggcctccgaccgcaaggcactacagagggttgtacggcccagtacatcactggggctaagctgcctgccatccaggacctctacaccaggcggtgtcagaggaaggccctaaaatgtgtcaaagaccccagccaccccagttatagactgttctctctacttccgcatggcaagcggtaccggagcgccaagtctaggaccaaaaggcttcacaacagcttttacccccaagccataagacccctgaacaggtaatcaaatggctacccggactatttgcattgtgtgtcccccccaactctcttttacgctgctgctactctctcttGATCATatctgcatagtcactttaactatacattcatgtacatactaccttaatTAGCCCGACTacccggtgcccccgcacattggctacccagactatctgcattgtgtcccgccacccaccaacccctcttttacgatactgctactctctgtttatcacatatgcatagtcactttaaccatacctacatgtacatactacctcaattagcccgactaaccggtgcctgtatatagcctcactactgttatttatCAGTCTTttcacagtttttttttttatttctttacttatttattgtttacctaatagctatttttttacttaaaaattgcactgttggttagggcctgtaagtaagcgtttcactgtaaggtctagtacacctgttgtattcggcgcacgtgacaaataaactttgatttgaacatCCTTTAAGGAACCTtggacccccccaaaaaaaatcgcTGTCTGAGCCCACTTGTTTTCCTTGAGCCGATTACAATAGTCACAACATTAAAAAACGTGTAACTGTATGCATTTTTGTCAGGCAGCACCATACAGTACTGAATGAGAGCATATAGATGTATcatgtgactgactgatctacaaataaaaaTTAGTAGCTATTTATAATGGAAGGTGATTCGCAGATTAGTCCATCGGAAGTCGGCTGCACTATCCGCTTCCAACAAGCCCAACATCTGACGTCAAGCACAGGGCGTCGGCTCTTTCACTTCAAGAACAATGCAGCTGAATGGCATGTCGCCTCCAACCGCCAATCAGAGACGTTTATAGTGGAGAGTGGCCGCTTCGACAACACATCAACAAAGGCAAAATACCGTAAAAATGTATATATCTTTAAACAaaatatgaaaacaaaaatgtactttttggtcttcatttaaagttaacagtgtggttaatgttagctctaaaatcagattttaagaagatacattttaaaaataggCACGGTTTATGACTGTGTGGTTGCGTTAACTACTGACGACCCTGCTCACCAAGGAAAAAAGGTCCTGTTTGTGGCTTGCCGAATACCAGATTTTTGTAATGGAATAACATGTACAAAAAAATAAGCTTTTggctacatgtgttatttcacccGTCGGATTTGCTTCATGCTGTCTTTCTCGGACGCTGTGTGCACATTGTGCTGGTCGGAAGAGCCATTTATTTGAAGGTATGCGGCTGTTTTGCTAGaaaatgctagctagctggcaATGCTAACTAGAGATGTTCGCTGTGTTCAATGATTTGAGCCCTTGTTTTGCTAAATACTGTTGGAATTGCATGCAGAACAATGGTGAATAATCTTGCAAGTTTGGTAACAATTAAGTTACACTCAGCCAATAGTTAACAGTATCTAGGCAACTAAAtgtactaacgttagctagctatattttccACAATAATATGTTATAAATACACTCGCCTGTCCTCAACACGTAGCTAGCCCTAAGACTCATCGGACGAAGGCGTCTTCTGTACGGGGGGAATTTTGTTAGGAGCACCGATGCTCAATCTTAACATGTATTATTAGGAAcgatctttcatatcagcgagaaattATTTTCAAATGGGTTAGTGTTCACACACGGCCATATTTCTATGTTACAGTGCTTGTTTATATAAGAGGGTGCTAATGAACTCGTCAAGTGTAGCGGATGGGAAGTTTAATCAGATGGAGGCATCTAGTtgtatggatctgtgcaaaactgctacgtaagtgtttttgtttttaaataagGGCCATATGTTTAGAATGTTGTACCCAAGCAATGATTATTGACGttttctaaacgttaaaacatAACTTCGGGATTGTAATTCACATAAGGTAGTCGGGGGCGAAACTAATGGCAGACCCGTgcgagaggcaggttgaggtttccagggttagagtagtgcagaagttgtcatatgctgagaaAGTAGACGATGGGTCAAGgtggagggatcctgagaggagtggtgagtagtagatctgtaccagtacagagggataaacCAACAAGTGATATATTTCAGTAAGATTGGAATTTTGGCATTTATAGTAATAGTTATCAACTGCACAGCAGGGATGGAACGTAAGTCGCAGAAAATAGAGGTtatggtggcagctgcagagaggtatttgggtatGCGAGACTTAaaatcagaagagttacagggtgtgttaagtggtggtgtcccatcctttcaggctgttggcctgaagtaggactaaatacatttaaatagcATAGTATggtattttctttttttcttttgagAGAAATTAAGCAAAGAAAATATAagggagttatactccagtctagtaggtggcagtaatgcaacatttattggaagccgttaaacctcatcgaagaaggAGAACTAATGGCTGAAAGCTGTAGGGAGAATGTAGAATGCCACCTAGTTGTCGAGGGCTAGGTAGATAGCTAGCTACCAAGAGCGCTTGTCTAACTTTGATCCTGGCAGTAACAGTTAACATaggtatagtgccttcagaaattatttacaccccttgatttttttccagattttgttattACAAAGTTGGAATAAACTTGATTtcatttttttgtcaatgatctacacaatactctaagtggaagaaaaattcagattaatttttatttttttattaatggaaaataaaacactaatatatcttattcaaccccctgagttagaatcacctttggcagcgattacaactgtgtctttctgggtaacgtTAAGTCTTTAAGACCAcgacctggattgtacaatatttgctcattattctttttttattttttattcttcaagctctgttaaattggTTGTTCATCATTGATAGACACCCATGTTTAAGTCTTGACATAggttttcaagctgatttaagtcaaaactgtaactaggccacttaggaacattcaatgtcatcttggtaaggaactccagtgtatatttggcattgttttaggtaattgtcctgctgaaaggtgaatttgtctcccagtttctgttggaaagcagacttaaCCAAGCTCGTcactttttatcctaaaaaactccctagtccttgctgatgacaagtgTAACtcatgtgaaatggctagctagttagcgggtacgcgctaatagcgtttcaatcgattacgtcacttgctctgagacttgaagtagggtttccccttgctctgcaatagtcgcggcttttgtggagcgatgggtaacgacgcttcgtgggtgactgttgatgtgtgcagagggttcctggttcgcgcccgtgtcggggcgaggggacggtctaaagttatactgttacattgatgctgttgacccggatcactggttgctgcggaaaaggaggaggtcgaaaggggggtgagtgtaactgatgtgaaatggctagctagttagcgggtacgcgctaatagcgtttcaatcggttacgtcacttgctctgagacttgaagtagggtttccccttgctctgcaatagccgcggcttttgtggagcgatgggtaacgacacttcgtgggtgactgttgttgaccTGGTTACTGTGCAGAGGgttcctggttcgcgcccgtgtcggggcgaggggacggtctaaagttatactgttacacaagcatgcccaacatgatgcagccaccaccatgcttgaaaatattttAGTGATACAATCAGTGATATGTTGTGCTAGATTTTCCCCGCTTTTGTATTCCAAACAaattcatttctttgccacattattagcagttttattttagtgccttattgcaaacaggatacatgttttggaatatttttttatgtacaggctttattcttttcactctgtcattcatgttagtattgtggaatgttgttgatccatcctcagtaatctcctatcacatccattaaactctgttttaaatcCCTGAATGATTTCATTCCTCCatcaactgagttaagaagggcggcagtattttttttgtttcttgtgactgggtgtattaatacactatccaaagtgtaattaataactgcaccatgctcaaaggaatgtCTGCTTTTCCccccccatctaccaataggtgccctttgcaaatcattggaaaatctccctgttctttggttgaatctgtgcttgaaattcacttctCGGCTTACAGGTAATTGTATGTCTTAGGTACAgagatgtttaaaaaaaaaaaataataatgttaaacactgttattgcatACAGAGTCGGTCCATGAAACATATTATGTAACTTGTGAAGCACATTTTttctcctgaatttatttaggcttgccataacagaagggttgaatacttattgactcaagaaatgtcagcttttaatttgtaaacatttctaaaaacataattccactgtgacattatggggtattgtgtgtagatcagtgacactaAATCTCAAGTTAAGccatttcaaattcaggctgtaacacaacaaaatgtgaaaaaagtcaaggggtgagagtactttctgaagacactgtatgttTACTAAACACACATTATTTATATTGCAGTAAGTCATACGCTGTTGTTCTGGGGAATGTAGCTATCTAGCTCCATACTAGGGTTACAGTAGCTAGAGTATTGAATTTACTATTGAGTTAGCTAAGACATTTAACAGCAGCAGATGACATGTTTCCTAATGTCAgcccctccatctcttctcctcctcagtCGATTCAGTCTTGTATGGGTCTGTAAGAGGCATCATCATGAGTGGGGAGCCAGACGCTTTGGCTGTGGTGAACCAGCTGAGGGATCTTGCTGCAGATCCCATGAACAGAAGAGCCATCGTTCAGGACCAAGGTTGCTTACCGGGACTCATCCTTTTTCTGGACCACCCCAACCCCCAGGTTGTCTACTCAGCACTCCTGGTAAGGCCCCAAGTAGCGGATGCATTGCGTTCTAAAAGTGTCTGCATACATACGTTTGGTTTGCTACTAGCAGATCTCGGCTAGGCATACTCCCTAAAGACTTTTGCTTGAATAACAAGAGAAAAGCTGCAATATTACTGTCCCTCTTGAGCCACCGTTGCAACAACAAAgtaacacttcctcaaaatagtctgaagTAATATGAGATCAAGAAATCTATCATTAACTTTGACATTTTTGCCAGGTAGGTCTTAGTCGTGtaattttacatctagctaaaCGATTTGGTGCAGTACTTCTCGTGAAAAAAATGTGCCTGAAAAAGTAGTAGTGCACTGCAGACAGTCGGGCCGAGCTGGTCAATGACCTGGTTACTGAAGTGACTTGTCTGTTTCTAATCTTAATTCAAATACCATGCTCCTTAACCTTGGATGTGGAAATGTAATTTTGCTGTGGGATGAATGCATTTCTTATGTTCCTAAATTGTGATTGTGTCCCCTTCAGGCTGTGCGCTACCTCGCAGAATGCCATCAAAACAAGGAGAAAATGAGAGGAGAGCTTGGGATGATATTAAGTCTTCAGAATGTCATGCAAAAGTGAGTATATGGCCCTTGTGGAAGCCCAAATCATGATGGTCTTGTCTCACTCatcttctctgttgatatcattaTCAAATAGAAAATATTTTTCATTATTTGCAAATGTTTCTTTGCATCTCTTCTTTTTCCGTGTGAGACGCACAGTTGCAAAACGCAACAGGTCCTAAACTCATGTCAAACATTACGTAGTTCATCTCCTTAGACCCAGATGTTTCTCTAAGTAGCattttgtgtgtgttctgtcttctCATAGTGAGTATGCATAAAATAAATAGAGAAACAAACATTCTGAGCAAGAGCTAGAGGTATTTTTGTTGCAAAAACGGATTTGCAATTTTGCTTGGGTCTCacagttaaaggcccagtgcagtctgtgttttatatgctgaacaaaaatatgaatgaaaCATGCAAAATTTCACAGTTACAGATCATATAAGGaactcagtcaattgaaataaataaattaggccctaatctatggatttcacatgactgggaatacagatatgcatctgttggtcacagataccttaaaaaaaaggtaaggGAGTgtatcagaaaaccagttagtatctggtgtgaccaccatttgcctcatgcagtgtgagacatctccttcacatagagttgatcaggtcgttgattgtggaatgttgtcccaatcttcaatggctgtgagaaattgctggatattggccGGGAACTGGAACCtgctgtcgtacacatcaatccagagcatcccaaacatgctcaatgggtgacatgtctggtgagtatggaagaactgggacattttcagctttcaggaattgtttacagatcaaattgccatcgataaaatgcaattgtgttcgttatccatagcttatgcctgcccataccataaccccactgccaccatggggcactctgttcacaatgttaacatcagcaaaccactcgcctacACGACGGCATCAGCCATCTGCCCGGTAATCCAGCCACCTgcgaggtgtggcatatcaagaagctgattaaacagcgtgatcattacacaggtgcaccttgtgatggggataataaaaggccactctaaaatgtgcagttttgtcacacaaccgtctcaagttgagggagcgtgcaattggcatgctgattgcagaaacgtccaacagagctgttgccagagaattgaatgttaatttcttgaCCATAAACCGCCTTTatgggtttaaagattaacttcttgtgaatccaaccacggtgtcagatttaaaaaaatgctttacggtgaaagcataccgtacgattatttgagaacatagcccactagacaaatcattacaaacagtaaccagccaagtagaacagttacacaagtcagaaatagagatacaattaatcccttacctttgatgatcttcatatgtttgcactcagcagacattcatttactcaataaatgttccttttgttcgatagtctcgttatatccaaaaatctccgttgttcgcgttttcttcagtaatccaccggctcaaacgcagtcaaaacaggaagaagaaaaaaatcaaaattgtatccgtaaagttcatagaaacatgtcaagcgatgtttatattcaatcctcaggttgtttttagcctaaataatcgatcatatttcaaccggacaataacgtcgtcaatttaaaaggtaaacaagaaacgcactctctccgtctcgcccatgaaaaagctctgtgacactttagggtccactcattcagactgctcttacttcctcatttttcagaatacaagcctgaaacaatttctaaagactgttgacatctagtggaaggcatagacactgcaatttgagtcctaagtcaatggatactgtaatggcattgaatagaaaactacaaaaccaacaacaaaaaatacttcctgaatggatttttctcaggttctcaggttttcacctgccaaatcagttctgttacactcagacactattttaacagttttggaaactttagagtgttttctatccaaatctaccagttatatgcatatcatatcttctgggcccgagaagcaggcagtttaatttgggcatgcatttcatccaaaattccaaatgctgccccctaccctagagaagttaaatgagTTCGCTGAAGTTTGCAATTGTTTCAATTGACTATCATAACTTGCTGTAATGTTcactcagtgtacaaaacattaggaacaccttcctaatattgagtggcaccaccttttgccctcagaacagcctcaattcgtcagagcatggactctacaaggtgtcaatcgttccacagggatgctggcccatgttgactccaaggcttcccacagttgtcaagttggctggatgtccttttggtggtggaccattcttgatacacacaggaaactgttgagcatggaaaaacccagcagcgttgcaattcttgacacactcaaactggtgcgcctggcacctactaccgtaccgTGTTCAAAggcacaatctatgtctcaattgtctgaaggtttaaacattttaaaacttgcaggttccttctgacaatgcaaaaacaataagaaataaaaaaaGATAAAAATACCaacaaagtaaatggctcagtagaataaaataaacattttagcataagtataatacaggaataACATGTTTATATCAATAACAGCTATGTTTTTAGttttccccactcagaccactcccagacagtcctaggaaAATTGTTCCTTAAATCACTTCTATGCAGAGAGCAATTTATTTTGAAtatgtttgtctttatttttttttaaataaaaacattcacaGTAAGGTACAGAAATtagttgatattgagataaaaacggctgcattgggcctttaagagCCAGTACGTTAACACTATTTTGAGATGATGACTAAAATCTTCCATCCCTTTCCCCCTTAGGACAACCACCCCGGGAGAGACCAAACTGCTGGCCTCAGAAATCTATGAACTCCTCCAGGCCTCTAACAGTGAGGATGCAGACAAGCCAGAGGAGCCCTTCTGCAGACGCAAGTCCCAGTTCTTCCTGGGCTCCACCAACAAGCAGGCCAAAACAGTGGTCCTCCACATAGATGGCCTGGATGACTCAGTGAGTGCCCATATACTGATCAATAAGTATATTGATAAGGAGACGGCTGTtatgagaattatgttctcaatgcacataacccaatttaattatattactcagtctgcaaaccagaatttgtaagatcctggtcgaatgaaacagacggaggcccagctaaaatagtcaaaaaggtttattcacgggAACGTTCTGGCGTGCACAGTACAAAGACCTTCATTTTATAGTGacacacatacttccacacacaaCATTAGGTATctacccagccgacagagatTAGGGGAGTCTGTGAGAATAGGTTCTTCCCGCCCTCCCCCAAGATAGGGAGAGACCTGGGAAGTTCTCAGTGCCCCagccaaggtcggcaccgaatctggctcagacagtctgttatcaagatactaGACATATTGTCACCAAAACATTAATTCTGACTAAGAACTACACTCCAGGATATATTATTCTACTGACTAAAACCACACACAGCATTAAAATAATCtaatgattctaatcaatttcatacaatcatATGGTTTCAGAGTGTAATATTCTAATCATTTATTAAAATATATCCCATTATCAACGGCACACCATGCTAGCTCCAGTAACTTCTTTACTAAGATAAACCTGATATGTTACACAAAGAATGATGGGTTCTGTAATACATTATGCTATAGTTATTAGATAAGGTGACAGTTCTGGTACCACTACCTGATGTAAGCTGAGTTTATACAGTTATTCCCATTCATCTCCTCCAGAGCCGGAGGAGCCTTTGTGAAGAGGCCCTGTTGAAGATTCGAGGTGTCATCAGCTTCACATTCCAGATGGCCATTAAGAGGTGCATCATCAGAATCCGCTCAGACCTGAAGGCAGAGGTTAGTCACATTCTGTCTGTCCTATTACATTATattctggagaggagatggaggagggcagAGGTGAGTCTAATCTCGGCAACCCAGAACCAATATCTTGCAGCTGCTTGATTAGGTGGGGGGAGATATGAGATATAACACTGAGTGTCAGAACCTGGATGGATCCTCTTTGGTAGCTCAACCCAACTCTCTGCAAGTCTCGGGCAAGTGTATGGGGCAAAAGTCCCCTCTCCTTCCCAAAGTTGAAAGATGCCAGGTGTAGGTGCATACCCTGAGAAATCTTGATTTATCCAAATAACCAGCCTTGAAAAATCTGCACACTGGAAGAATTGTTCCTCATTATTCATCAAATCCCGGAGTCCTTGGACAGATGTTAAACGTATGTCCACAAGAGATTTAAGGTGAGTTAAACAACCTGCGGCCCTGTAACACACGCTGAGGAGGGAATCATGGCTGATGTGTGTCGTTGTTAAATCAAATATCTGGTTCCTCTGTAGGCTCTGGGTTCTGCCATCGCATCAACTGAAGTAATGAAAGCTCAACAGGTGGTCAGGGGAGAGGATGGAAATGAGGTTTGTCTTTCTGAATGAATTCCCAGTTTTATGTTTCTGT includes:
- the LOC139560637 gene encoding armadillo repeat-containing protein 1-like, coding for MSGEPDALAVVNQLRDLAADPMNRRAIVQDQGCLPGLILFLDHPNPQVVYSALLAVRYLAECHQNKEKMRGELGMILSLQNVMQKTTTPGETKLLASEIYELLQASNSEDADKPEEPFCRRKSQFFLGSTNKQAKTVVLHIDGLDDSSRRSLCEEALLKIRGVISFTFQMAIKRCIIRIRSDLKAEALGSAIASTEVMKAQQVVRGEDGNEVIIPFPEDGSVAVEQNVDLPDYLPEEESPSQEPDKAVTRVGTGQDGAGWLGTAANFLSRSFYW